A window of Zingiber officinale cultivar Zhangliang chromosome 5A, Zo_v1.1, whole genome shotgun sequence contains these coding sequences:
- the LOC121981557 gene encoding sporulation-specific protein 15-like produces the protein MPDRSDSDSSPKSPNGSQASSSGEEVRPLPDPGSPSNAQQSSDEGGSSDGVLVDLPGQTDQDSRSMRGDPDTGILVNIDGSMQESVDESGREETFEDASDILSRTESSRSLALEESMAVIEFGERSDSRLGDGELARVQARLEETIAECQKCKEEREIFGKGIVSLRQSLKDILDQHSLLGIGKNNDSVSLPRLEAIESNDRALSSPTPLHSMFDDCSKLLTDLKVILAERMDSDSKILELHGALDAKDQEIEELNARVSESSISHDVIISFLDAFKETQLRTAEESINLVTKRLLDSLETVVGQHASAEDSPNDGLPLVEKKTLLLIEKHSKIISEIHLLKQSLEECNPAFAAIQDDDLGKVFSFAREKLFESNRNEANVLDSIKKFEEENKKLLEQVEKIKENLEKAQLETNKTKAELEQAENKYMTIKEKLSMAVSKGKSLVQHRDALKQSLAEKTSELEKCMEELQQRSEALHTTEASLDELKQLLNQNTNELETCLEKLQIKTIELENAKLSIEDLNANCIMVNSFHESLSQKSKCLLDIEEITSLAHPPQEVLSLEIVDRVRWFINQKAAADAIVLENRKIRDAVSSIELPEIVSSRELDYQIDWFVKEFNHAKDDNGKLQNEISSAQIAMASQQSEMSEAHKGIDSLVLYLLEENLAKEVLHNELKELQCQYDDMVQRLSSLSSDKDQLLKALLELSENTLDCQLPVDISPTVDRCVIKISEKMASSLTRIEQIERMQCILYITDQDLKLYEQILDDDLLERSATTRLSDELTKLSNEAVVLKNDKELVQKELERVEEKNSLLREKLSMAVKKGKGLVQEREGFKTALDDKTFEIEKLKRELQLKDGTINEYQEQINNLSINIQHIEKLEATIVSLKNERDQSQQSLHESSTKLDNLISCVEKIAVPTVNVFEGPLEKVNWIAEYIQQSKVAKSHALEELEKLQEEASLQARRLSSATETIKALEEEKSETDNYISLIFEEKNAIQLGKVSVEQELKKLKEEVDFSVSKLSEAYASIKLLEDELAKAQKDITQLQTDRNNLEFKSDREIFELNAELAECREKLLESHGSMEKYSAEMNSQLGHLIMFVKDKSLLSIIAEESSKSTDGFRKMNSMMQNMHNHFASKQTQVLLDLKDEPAFEEIPLPETDDFTSNWNAQFEENSAIDSEDVPDITKIVAWSHARAELLENYFGTFFKGLEKHIASILRGLQVTRNEFVHLLELSETMKSKTHKLEAHNEAQANKLVSLQKGITTLFSACNDATRELAALSDSRDSSGNTVSDSHKESFSGGTEEDADFYPNVSDNLLFSVNRIKNHFQQLLNVENIWLTSVENMKNKLNEAELISKTSVEERMICEERVSILERDLEALTELCDDLKTKIDNYQAKEDLLRDKELLTTKHALDRGMNTQLLSESQISVLMDKVNKLEIPYIESGTLNAGVHFSDSAEKLFFIIDEVNAMQQKMEILKHEKEDMHLILASHVHEIEHLKKAIEENNTHFQELELKKNDLLEMNEDLERIIKKLGGYDALHDQKSLSSKLLLTMLDRLIISSMLESEKLKSRAQEFEANLQAKDDLVHELSDKVKTLEDSIHALSLLLESTKESTIFEATPSKGGSEISEIEDVGLLGKNSILPVSTAAQLRTMRKGSDDHLVLNIDSGFAQSVVAAETDAKGHVFKSLNTSGLIPKQGKLIADRLDSIWVSGEQLLMRRPGARLGLIAYWFLMHLWLLGAIL, from the exons ATGCCGGATCGCTCTGATTCTGACTCCTCCCCCAAGTCGCCCAACGGCTCGCAGGCGAGCTCCAGCGGGGAGGAGGTGAGGCCGCTCCCTGATCCGGGATCGCCCAGCAACGCCCAGCAGTCCTCCGACGAAGGCGGCAGCAGCGACGGGGTGCTTGTGGATCTCCCCGGACAAACGGATCAG GATTCCAGGAGCATGCGAGGGGATCCCGACACTGGCATCCTGGTAAATATAGATGGATCGATGCAGGAGTCCGTCGATGAATCCGGGAGGGAGGAGACGTTTGAAGATGCGTCGGATATTCTTAGCAGGACGGAGTCTTCCCGGAGCCTTGCGCTGGAGGAGTCTATGGCTGTGATCGAATTCGGGGAGCGTTCTGATAGTAGATTGGGGGACGGTGAGCTTGCTAGGGTTCAGGCTCGGCTAGAGGAAACCATTGCTGAATGCCAGAAATGTAag GAAGAAAGAGAAATTTTTGGCAAGGGGATTGTTAGCCTTCGGCAAAGTCTTAAGGACATCCTTGACCAGCATTCTTTACTTGGCATTGGGAAGAATAATGACTCCGTCAGTCTCCCTCGTCTAGAAGCAATTGAAAGCAACGATAGAGCATTGTCATCTCCCACACCTTTGCACTCTATGTTTGATGATTGTTCCAAATTGTTAACTGACTTGAAAGTCATTCTAGCCGAGAGAATGGACTCTGATAGTAAAATACTAGAGCTTCATGGTGCTCTGGATGCAAAAGACCAAGAAATTGAGGAACTCAATGCCAGAGTTTCAGAATCTTCTATTTCTCATGATGTCATTATTTCTTTTTTGGATGCATTCAAGGAAACACAGTTAAGGACTGCCGAAGAGTCGATTAACCTGGTCACCAAAAGGTTGCTTGATTCCCTAGAAACAGTAGTTGGCCAACATGCATCTGCTGAAGATTCTCCGAATGATGGTCTCCCTCTTGTTGAGAAAAAAACACTTCTTCTGATAGAAAAACATTCTAAGATCATATCAGAGATCCATCTACTGAAGCAATCCTTAGAAGAATGCAACCCTGCATTTGCAGCTATACAAGATGATGATTTGGGTAAGGTTTTCAGTTTTGCGCGTGAGAAGTTGTTTGAAAGCAACAGAAATGAAGCTAATGTACTCGATAGCATTAAAAAATTTGAGGAAGAGAATAAGAAACTTCTTGAACAGGttgagaaaataaaagagaatttgGAGAAAGCTCAATTGGAGACGAACAAAACTAAGGCAGAACTTGAACAGGCAGAAAACAAGTACATGACAatcaaagaaaagttaagtatgGCAGTGTCAAAGGGGAAATCACTTGTCCAGCATCGTGATGCATTGAAGCAATCCTTGGCAGAAAAGACAAGTGAGCTAGAAAAATGTATGGAGGAGTTGCAGCAGAGGTCTGAGGCCTTGCATACTACTGAAGCTAGTCTTGACGAGCTGAAGCAGTTATTGAACCAAAACACAAATGAGCTTGAGACGTGTTTAGAAAAGTTGCAAATTAAAACTATTGAACTAGAAAATGCAAAGCTAAGCATTGAGGATTTGAATGCAAACTGCATCATGGTAAATTCTTTTCATGAGTCCCTTTCACAAAAGAGTAAGTGTCTTCTGGACATTGAAGAAATTACGTCACTTGCACATCCTCCACAGGAAGTTCTCTCCTTGGAGATTGTTGATAGGGTAAGGTGGTTCATTAACCAAAAGGCTGCTGCAGATGCCATTGTCTTGGAAAATAGGAAAATTAGGGATGCTGTATCTTCCATTGAACTACCAGAAATTGTTTCATCTAGAGAACTGGATTATCAAATTGATTGGTTCGTGAAAGAATTCAACCATGCAAAAGATGATAATGGTAAGTTGCAAAATGAAATTAGTTCTGCCCAGATAGCCATGGCATCACAACAATCAGAAATGTCAGAAGCACATAAGGGAATTGATAGCCTCGTGTTGTATCTTTTGGAAGAAAATCTAGCAAAAGAGGTTCTTCATAATGAACTCAAAGAACTACAGTGCCAATATGATGACATGGTTCAGAGATTGTCATCTCTTTCATCTGATAAAGATCAATTGCTCAAAGCATTATTAGAATTATCTGAAAATACATTAGATTGCCAACTTCCTGTTGATATAAGTCCAACAGTAGATAGATGTGTGATTAAGATTAGTGAAAAAATGGCATCATCTCTCACAAGAATTGAACAAATTGAAAGGATGCAATGCATACTGTATATAACAGATCAGGATTTGAAATTATATGAGCAGATTCTTGATGATGATTTGCTCGAAAGATCTGCCACTACAAGGCTATCAGATGAGCTGACAAAGTTGTCAAATGAGGCAGTTGTATTGAAAAATGATAAAGAGTTGgtgcagaaagaactagagcgaGTTGAAGAAAAAAATTCTCTGCTAAGAGAAAAACTATCCATGGCTgtgaagaaagggaagggtttaGTGCAAGAACGTGAAGGGTTCAAAACTGCCTTAGATGACAAAACATTTGAAATTGAGAAACTAAAACGTGAACTACAGCTAAAAGATGGAACTATTAATGAGTACCAAGAGCAGATCaacaatttgtcaattaacatTCAGCATATTGAGAAACTTGAGGCAACTATTGTTTCACTGAAGAATGAAAGAGACCAGAGCCAACAGAGCTTGCATGAGAGTAGCACCAAATTAGATAACTTAATTAGTTGTGTAGAGAAAATTGCTGTTCCTACAGTTAATGTCTTTGAAGGGCCTTTGGAAAAGGTAAACTGGATTGCTGAGTACATTCAACAATCAAAAGTGGCAAAAAGCCATGCATTGGAGGAGCTTGAAAAACTACAAGAGGAAGCTAGTCTGCAGGCTAGGAGGTTATCTAGTGCCACTGAAACTATAAAGGCATTAGAAGAAGAAAAGTCTGAAACAGACAATTATATTTCTTTGATTTTTGAAGAAAAGAATGCAATTCAACTTGGCAAAGTTTCTGTCGAGCAGGAATTGAAGAAGCTTAAAGAGGAGGTTGATTTTAGTGTCAGCAAATTATCTGAGGCTTATGCTTCCATCAAATTACTTGAAGATGAATTGGCAAAAGCACAAAAGGATATTACCCAACTCCAAACAGACAGAAACAATTTGGAATTTAAAAGTGATAGAGAGATTTTTGAGTTGAATGCCGAGTTAGCCGAATGCAGGGAAAAGTTGCTAGAAAGTCATGGAAGCATGGAGAAATATTCAGCAGAGATGAATAGTCAACTTGGACATCTGATAATGTTTGTAAAGGACAAGAGTCTGTTATCTATAATAGCTGAAGAATCTAGCAAAAGCACTGATGGTTTCAGAAAAATGAACAGTATGATGCAGAATATGCACAATCACTTTGCTTCAAAGCAAACACAAGTCCTTCTAGACTTGAAG GATGAACCTGCATTTGAAGAGATTCCTTTACCAGAAACTGATGACTTTACAAGCAACTGGAATGCACAGTTTGAGGAAAACAGTGCAATTGACAGTGAAGATGTTCCTGATATTACTAAGATTGTAGCATGGTCGCATGCTCGAGCTGAgcttcttgaaaattattttggcaCTTTCTTCAAAGGTCTAGAAAAACACATTGCAAGTATATTGCGAGGTCTGCAAGTTACTAGAAATGAATTTGTTCATCTTCTTGAGCTTAGTGAGACCATGAAGTCAaagacacataaactagaagCTCATAACGAGGCTCAGGCAAACAAACTTGTTTCTTTACAGAAAGGGATCACAACATTATTCTCTGCTTGCAATGATGCCACACGAGAACTTGCTGCATTGAGTGATTCACGGGACTCTTCAGGCAACACTGTCTCTGACTCACATAAGGAGTCCTTTTCAGGTGGAACTGAAGAGGATGCTGATTTTTATCCAAATGTGTctgataatttattattttcagtaaATAGAATTAAGAATCACTTTCAACAATTATTGAATGTAGAGAACATCTGGTTAACATCAGTAGAAAACATGAAAAACAAACTGAATGAAGCTGAATTGATCTCTAAAACTTCAGTTGAAGAGAGGATGATCTGCGAAGAAAGAGTTTCCATATTGGAGAGAGATCTTGAAGCATTGACTGAGTTATGCGATGACTTGAAAACTAAAATCGATAATTATCAGGCCAAAGAGGATTTGTTGAGGGACAAAGAACTTTTGACAACAAAACATGCTTTAGACAGAG GAATGAATACTCAATTATTATCAGAGAGTCAAATAAGTGTGCTGATGGATAAAGTAAATAAATTAGAGATTCCTTACATCGAGTCAGGAACACTTAATGCTGGAGTTCATTTCTCAGATTCTGCTGAGAAACTCTTTTTTATAATTGATGAAGTCAATGCGATGCAACAAAAGATGGAAATCCTGAAGCATGAGAAGGAGGATATGCATTTAATACTTGCATCCCATGTCCATGAAATTGAACATCTAAAGAAGGCAATTGAAGAAAATAATACCCATTTTCAGGAACTGGAATTAAAGAAGAATGATTTATTGGAAATGAATGAGGATTTGGAGAGAATCATAAAGAAGTTAGGGGGATATGATGCACTACATGACCAGAAATCTTTAAGTAGCAAGCTCCTTCTAACAATGTTGGATAGATTGATTATTTCCTCAATGTTGGaatctgaaaaattaaaatctagaGCACAGGAGTTTGAAGCTAATTTGCAAGCAAAAGATGATCTTGTTCATGAATTATCAGATAAGGTAAAAACACTTGAAGATTCAATTCATGCTCTAAGTTTGCTGCTGGAGAGCACAAAAGAAAGTACTATTTTTGAAGCAACTCCATCAAAAGGGGGTTCAGAGATATCCGAAATTGAAGATGTG GGGTTACTAGGAAAGAACTCAATATTACCAGTTTCAACTGCTGCTCAGTTGAGGACAATGCGAAAGGGTTCTGACGACCATCTTGTTCTAAATATTGATTCTGGGTTTGCTCAGTCTGTTGTCGCTGCAGAGACTGATGCTAAAG GTCATGTTTTCAAGTCTCTGAACACTTCTGGTCTAATTCCAAAACAAGGAAAGCTGATTGCAGATAGACTTGATAGTATTTG GGTTTCTGGAGAACAGCTACTGATGCGTCGGCCTGGAGCAAGACTAGGCCTCATCGCCTATTGGTTCCTCATGCATCTATGGTTGCTAGGAGCGATATTGTGA